In Cucurbita pepo subsp. pepo cultivar mu-cu-16 chromosome LG04, ASM280686v2, whole genome shotgun sequence, the following are encoded in one genomic region:
- the LOC111792223 gene encoding protein RST1, producing MDSYAPLLEKLRLPQPSLQRFAVTSIFSKLRAAPQHLNSDSGPGREAISQCLLHSSPAVVDQSVRELCRLVKESYIDVSRALMELQAALEGSESRFVDVFVKGLGFLVQFGFQKHNGSWQFGSAETHPFVKVLSCRVDVQAQLLHQIPLFMVQNKSLGMEAVCEFLSPFVKHSILRTQLSDSSSSLFVRNLMSSIMSVCCSLPQEALPIFDLLIQSLKYVPRKTLEDFWNFIHLVESLVDACTVVLRLLVTSGSHLIMEAQQRSLELLDTILSLYACLDRHVCGFERIIELSTYLLSVQKDLKMQYVSKLSSAFPSLFTILIKSELEHEQLLILKLLLPLLQWKAEHEYANRVTTLLPSEELLFVFPAISLMSSPSKCIKGAATELLSILEKLLVTLLVTTKDEVEKERAFHFSLISPPGSIIVKLLEKLWFQGLSSQSSGFFLDFALYGQSNSKDDNDLPKICWTSKLREYSLWIVDRRKSLLPLTQFEELFVREMPFLVSAITSIMVVHHSLASDAVELLAALGTLDPKIGFQLFLLFLFYCNIFSRKEVDRQDMVLKLLALLPCLASHSAMVPFIVEAISPMLRKDSSPVLYATATRLLCQSWEKNDRVFGSLQRVLLPNGFSDFVHEREICLSLAASIRDVCRKDADRGVDLILSVSACIESPDPINQALGFQGLAHLCEADVIDFYTAWDVIAEYPLDYSANPVLANSLCNLLRWGAIDAEVYPEASKDIIGILFTVGISTCPCHDLQWTKAKASAFDALSQYEVSLLERSIVDFKERSTSVLFTETDVNILGAIKGLLVKIIAHEHSNRRRLVKEKRVAGSKIEKLLDVYPRLVFSSGNSTVRELPAAALLCLSFSSRKGNDPERRTKDEHASYVDAMCEIAESLQLSRNIVMALLALESWKAFMERWLKSEVFSFDVRDTAVISERTCKAANAILKSIIHAAEEALPRSAENMALAIGALCMVLPQAAHAVKSTAAKFLLNWLFQHEHEHRQWPSAISLGIISRCLHVTDHKLKFQNISGLLEVLSVSKSTLVKGACGVGLGYSSHNLLSGVEIVDKSSLVKDKQTTRIEDVELLGTIVRALSLMICQLTGYAKDMLEDLFTLFPVHSFDISVDAHLLHENGDFEEDVWGVAGLILGLGNTIVAMYKAGTYNAVLETKRLISSWMPHGNSVLQYSDSFDDNSVRILSVGSCLALPAVMTFCHRFELMNGDELGHLINVYKETISELLSVKKSTTSHQNLLMASCIGAGNLLAGILNEGVCSIEVGCVQDLLELFRRCYSNPYSPLIHFGGMLGVVNAMGVGVGSLFNVHPTTSSVQIEHDLKESSHLMGPLLSSRVCEPLLTSVMQEMYLVAQNSDDKKLQQYAAWAVSFLRHNIWSKKSPNLQNLNETDESGSRSIPQNFQVDGVVMRLCNWLKQLNLSGTGPATYIDTLVTILRCLSQAPRLPSLDWGVIIRRCMRYEDQVAESLPQSSALRKGILREECLKFSLAHANQFDQLLIFLDELSDISRFRTLALNLQSCLLIHLAGLMNVFSNSRVEKLFNDMKNYLFSSYSNQLQYNYEKHLLCISCWKGLYQCLEEASLSSLECISHIEKFIEVLFIMLPTSRSGTDAEVDEVHSTKEWSEAIRCLGKARQAWLLNFLQVSSEDLVSKDEKFFEVIKKMKAKAKLTRNGSLPLSELGKLKILMLNLKLQDVWDVLVEVVAALQLAEGNVKRQWLVDTVEISCVSVHPSTALHFLGLLSGSFSKYMPLLILEPHAVLKDLPVTLNSLISTSGWGYIAEPIASHLLASTERILNANSIHSSQPIDESETDTAISLLHVMHNTCVSLKDFLPLEEQLRLANMNIITQQRG from the exons ATGGACTCGTACGCTCCATTACTGGAGAAACTCCGGCTGCCGCAGCCGTCGCTTCAACGATTCGCCGTCACTTCAATATTCTCCAAGCTGCGAGCTGCTCCGCAGCATCTCAACTCCGATTCCGGTCCAGGCAGGGAAGCCATTTCTCAATGCCTACTTCACTCATCTCCCGCCGTCGTCGACCAATCTGTTCGAGAGCTCTGCCGCTTGGTCAAGGAATCTTACATCGACGTCTCTCGCGCTCTGATGGAGCTTCAAGCTGCTCTCGAGGGATCAGAATCGCGGTTCGTTGACGTTTTCGTCAAGGGACTGGGCTTTCTCGTCCAATTTGGATTCCAGAAGCACAATGGGTCGTGGCAGTTTGGCTCGGCGGAAACTCATCCTTTTGTTAAG GTGTTGTCTTGTCGAGTTGATGTTCAAGCCCAGCTCTTGCACCAAATTCCACTGTTTATGGTACAGAACAAGTCATTGGGAATGGAAGCCGTTTGCGAATTCTTAAGCCCATTTGTGAAACATTCAATACTAAGAACACAGCTTTCAGACTCATCGTCTTCGTTATTTGTCCGAAATTTGATGTCATCGATTATGTCGGTTTGCTGCTCATTGCCACAGGAGGCATTGCCTATATTTGATTTGTTGATTCAAAGCCTCAAATATGTCCCACGCAAGACTCTAGAA GATTTCTGGAATTTCATACATCTGGTGGAATCTTTGGTGGATGCTTGTACTGTGGTCTTAAGACTGTTGGTCACCAGTGGATCG CATCTCATAATGGAAGCTCAACAACGCAGCCTAGAACTGTTGGATACAATTCTCTCCTTGTATGCATGTCTGGACAGACATGTTTGTGGCTTTGAGCGCATTATTGAACTATCAACATACTTGTTGTCCGTACAAAAGGACCTCAAGATGCAATATGTTTCCAAGCTATCTTCAGCCTTCCCATCATTATTTACGATTCTCATAAAATCAGAGCTAGAACACGAGCAATTGTTAATATTGAAACTTCTTCTCCCCCTCCTGCAGTGGAAAGCTGAACATG AATATGCTAACAGGGTAACAACACTTTTACCAAGTGAAGAACTTTTATTCGTCTTTCCTGCCATCAGTCTCATGTCATCTCCTTCAAAATGTATTAAAGGAGCAGCAACTGAATTGCTTTCCATATTAGAAAAGCTGTTGGTGACGCTATTGGTGACAACAAAGGATGAAGTTGAGAAGGAGAGGGCGTTTCACTTTTCGTTGATTAGCCCACCCGGGTCTATTATTGTTAAGCTTTTAGAAAAGCTATGGTTCCAG GGCCTTTCTTCACAATCCAGTGGgttctttttggattttgcTCTTTATGGCCAGAGTAATAGCAAAGATGATAATGATTTGCCCAAAATTTGTTGGACATCTAAATTAAGAGAGTACTCATTATGGATTGTTGATAGACGGAAATCCCTCCTGCCCCTCACTCAATTTGAGGAATTATTTGTTAGAG AAATGCCCTTCCTAGTAAGTGCAATCACTTCCATTATGGTGGTGCATCATTCATTGGCGAGTGACGCTGTAGAGTTGCTAGCTGCTCTTGGAACCTTGGATCCAAAAATTGGATTTCagttgtttcttttattccttttctactgcaatatattttcaagaaaagaagTCGATCGCCAGGATATGGTg CTTAAACTTTTGGCATTGCTTCCATGCCTTGCTTCTCATAGTGCAATGGTTCCTTTCATAGTTGAAGCTATTTCACCAATGCTTCGCAAGGATTCAAGTCC agTCTTATATGCTACAGCAACGCGATTGCTATGTCAAAGCTGGGAAAAGAATGATCGTGTATTTGGGAGTCTGCAA AGAGTCTTACTTCCCAATGGATTTTCTGACTTTGTtcatgagagagagatttgtcTCAGTTTGGCTGCTTCAATTCGAGATGTTTGCAGAAAAGATGCAGATAGAGGAGTAGACCTTATCTTGTCTGTTTCA GCATGCATTGAAAGCCCTGATCCTATCAATCAAGCTCTTGGATTTCAAGGCCTTGCACATCTATGTGAAGCTGATGTCATTG ATTTTTACACGGCATGGGATGTCATTGCTGAGTATCCGCTGGACTATTCTGCAAATCCAGTTCTTGCAAATAG CCTCTGCAATCTTCTCAGATGGGGTGCAATTGATGCTGAAGTCTATCCAGAAGCTTCAAAAGACATAATAGGAATTCTTTTCACTGTTGGGATATCAACTTGTCCTTGTCATGATTTGCAGTGGACGAAGGCTAAGGCTTCTGCTTTTGACGCCTTGTCACAATATGAG GTATCCCTTCTTGAGAGAAGTATTGTAGATTTTAAAGAAAGGAGCACGTCAGTCCTTTTTACGGAGACAGATGTGAACATCCTCGGTGCGATAAAAGGTCTTCTGGTCAAGATTATAGCTCATGAGCACAG TAACCGGAGACGACTTGTAAAGGAGAAGAGAGTTGCTGGAAGTAAGATTGAGAAGCTACTAGACGTCTATCCTcgtcttgttttttcttcag GGAACAGTACTGTTAGGGAACTGCCTGCTGCTGCACTTCTGTGTCTGTCTTTTTCTTCTAGAAAAGGGAATGATCCTGAAAGA AGAACAAAAGATGAACATGCCAGTTATGTGGATGCGATGTGTGAAATTGCTGAATCTCTTCAACTTTCAAGAAACATTGTCATGGCTCTCTTAGCCCTGGAATCATGGAAAGCATTTATGGAACGCTGGTTAAAGTCTGAAGTTTTTTCCTTTGATGTTAGAGATACTGCAGTTATCTCAGAGAGAACATGTAAAGCTGCTAATGCAATTTTGAAG AGTATAATACATGCTGCTGAAGAAGCTTTGCCAAGATCTGCTGAAAATATGGCGCTAGCTATTGGTGCACTTTGTATG GTTTTGCCTCAGGCTGCCCATGCTGTGAAGTCAACTGCTGCCAAGTTTCTGTTAAATTGGTTGTTCCAGCATGAGCATGAGCATCGTCAATGGCCATCTGCAATATCCCTTGGAATAATCTCCAGATGTCTACATGTCACTGatcataaattgaaatttcagaacatCTCTGGACTTCTAGAG GTTTTAAGCGTTAGCAAAAGCACCCTCGTTAAAGGAGCTTGTGGAGTTGGATTAGGCTATTCTAGCCATAATCTTCTTTCCGGGGTTGAAATTGTTGACAAATCTAGCTTGGTTAAAGACAAGCAGACAACCAGGATTGAGGATGTAGAGTTGCTAGGAACAATAGTTAGGGCTTTGTCTTTGATGATATGTCAGCTCACTGGATATGCGAAAGACATGTTGGAAGATCTCTTTACATTGTTCCCAGTGCACTCTTTCGATATCAGTGTCGATGCCCACCTGCTGCATGAGAATGGTGATTTTGAAGAAGATGTCTGGGGTGTTGCTGGACTAATTCTAGGTCTGGGTAACACCATCGTTGCAATGTACAAAGCTGGGACATATAATGCTGTCCTGGAGACTAAAAGATTGATTTCCTCGTGGATGCCTCACGGAAATTCGGTACTTCAGTACTCTGATTCATTCGATGACAATTCTGTTAGAATTCTCTCTGTTGGATCCTGTCTTGCACTACCAGCCGTCATGACTTTTTGTCATCGATTCGAGTTGATGAATGGCGATGAACTGGGCCATCTAATAAATGTCTATAAGGAGACTATTTCTGAACTGTTATCTGTTAAAAAATCTACTACATCCCATCAGAATTTGTTGATGGCATCATGCATAGGAGCAGGAAACCTCCTTGCCGGCATTTTAAATGAGGGGGTTTGTTCTATTGAAGTTGGATGTGTCCAAGACTTGCTGGAGTTATTTAGAAGATGCTATTCTAATCCGTACAGTCCTTTGATTCATTTTGGGGGAATGCTTGGAGTAGTAAATGCCATGGGAGTGGGTGTTGGAAGTTTATTCAATGTGCATCCTACAACATCATCAGTTCAAATTGAACATGACCTAAAG GAATCTTCTCATCTTATGGGTCCGCTACTTTCAAGCCGTGTTTGTGAGCCACTGTTGACATCAGTGATGCAAGAGATGTATCTTGTTGCACAGAATTCTGATGACAAGAAATTGCAGCAATATGCTGCATGGGCAGTTTCATTCCTTAGACATAATATTTggtcaaaaaaatctccaaaccTTCAGAACTTAAATGAGACAGATGAATCTGGTTCAAGATCTATACCTCAAAATTTCCAAGTGGATGGTGTAGTAATGCGGCTATGCAATTGGCTAAAGCAGCTTAATCTTTCAGGG ACAGGTCCAGCTACATATATTGACACTTTAGTAACCATACTACGGTGCCTCTCTCAAGCTCCCAGATTGCCGTCCTTGGACTGGGGAGTAATCATCAGGCGCTGCATGAGGTATGAGGATCAAGTTGCTGAGTCGCTGCCACAAAGTTCTGCTCTTAGAAAGGGCATTCTAAGGGAGGAATGCTTGAAGTTCTCATTAGCGCATGCAAACCAATTCGACCAACtgcttatttttcttgatgaGCTCTCTGACATCTCCAGGTTCAGAACACTAGCGCTGAATCTGCAGTCATGTTTGCTTATTCATCTTGCAGGTCTCATGAACGTGTTCTCTAATTCGAGGGTCGAAAAACTTTTCAACGACATGAAAAActacttgttttcttcttaCTCCAACCAACTCCAGTACAATTATGAGAAGCATTTACTATGCATCTCGTGCTGGAAGGGCCTCTACCAATGTCTTGAAGAGGCTTCTCTCAGTTCTTTAGAGTGCATATCTCATATTGAAAAATTCATTGAGGTTCTTTTTATCATGTTACCTACATCGCGCTCCGGTACCGACGCAGAAGTAGATGAGGTACACTCCACAAAAGAGTGGTCCGAGGCAATAAGATGCCTTGGCAAGGCACGGCAGGCGTGGCTGCTGAACTTCCTTCAG GTCTCATCAGAGGATCTTGTATCAAAAGATGAGAAGTTTTTTGAAGTTATTAAGAAGATGAAAGCCAAAGCCAAACTAACCAGGAATGGCTCTCTCCCACTGAGCGAGCTAGGGAAACTGAAAATCCTGATGCTGAACTTGAAATTGCAAG ATGTGTGGGATGTACTGGTGGAGGTTGTAGCAGCTCTTCAACTTGCAGAGGGAAATGTCAAGAGACAATGGCTGGTTGATACTGTGGAAATTAGCTGCGTCTCAGTTCATCCTTCCACG GCACTGcattttcttggtttactATCAGGTAGCTTCTCCAAATACATGCCTCTACTGATTTTGGAGCCTCATGCCGTGCTGAAGGATCTACCTGTGACCCTCAATTCTCTTATATCCACATCTGGCTGGGGTTACATTGCAGAGCCCATCGCTTCCCATCTCCTCGCCTCGACCGAACGGATTCTAAATGCGAACAGTATACATAGCTCCCAACCTATTGATGAAAGCGAAACTGATACAGCTATTTCTCTGTTACATGTGATGCATAATACCTGCGTTTCTTTGAAGGACTTCTTGCCATTGGAGGAGCAGCTTAGGCTTGCAAACATGAATATCATCACTCAGCAAAGAGgctga